The nucleotide sequence CTCCCATGCCCTCTCGACCAGCAGCTCCCCTTATCTCCCATTTTGGGTCACCAGGCCCTGCCTGGGCCCCCAGATTTCCCCACTGGTGTCCGGGTCTCCCAGGGACCCACACACTTGCCCAAGAGCCAGGATGGCGGCACACAACTCACTGGGCCTGCCCATCACACTGGGGCAGCCTGACGCCGCACAGGTCGCCCCGGGACAGGACGCCAGCCAGGTGGCGGAGGGGAGGCTGGATTTTCACGGTGCTGGCTCCTTCTCGTCTTTTAGATCATGCTTTGTGACCCGCTCAGAGGTCTTTCCCACCCACCGTATCAGAAAAGCTCGGTGCCCCCTATCACCTCCCATCCCCGCACCCCATGTGGGGTCCTACACAGCACTCATTCCATCACtgttcaaaatcatctttattgattcatttacttatttaacccTGGCCCTCACCCACACCCACCGCCCCGAGGATAAGCTCCAAGAATGCTGTGCTGTCTTTCCTCGTACTCTGCTGAGCCTGGCGTGCAGAAGATGCGACATTAGGATTCGCCGTAGGACGAACTAGTCTCTTTCCCTGCGCAGGTGCCTTAAGGCGAACAAAGATAAGTAGGAGGAAAGAGGAGACCTTTGAGCGTGTACTTGATGGCTATTTCAGATGTCCTTGATCGTTCTAATGCTGTTCCTTGGCTCGGGTACAAAGACTTCTGCttggctggggaaggagggctgGGCTTTGGGAACCTCAGTTCGGAGCTCTCCAGCCTGCTGTGCCAACTCGTCCTCCGAGGCCAGGCTCTTCTAGTTATTCTGCCTGGCCGCAGACACAGGAGGAGAGGGCTTTGAGCGAGCCGATGACCGTGCCCCAAGCTGAAGATCTTGAGGTCACAGCCTTCAAGGGGTTCCCCTTGGCTTCAGGAGCCTCCTGGGGGACCTGTGGACTGACTGGGGAGGAAGCTGGGGCCACCGTCCCTCTGCAGGCTGGCAGGGTCCCCCCGGGGTGGGCCAGGTGTCCCCCACCCACAGGGGCCTCCTGAGT is from Meles meles chromosome 1, mMelMel3.1 paternal haplotype, whole genome shotgun sequence and encodes:
- the LOC123955457 gene encoding steroid receptor-associated and regulated protein; translated protein: MGLETDLETCSGGKPACHQKAIPAAHLTFVIDCARGKQLSLVEPPVPPRASGPHLGPVTPPMKTYILFCGENPPHLTQEAPVGGGHLAHPGGTLPACRGTVAPASSPVSPQVPQEAPEAKGNPLKAVTSRSSAWGTVIGSLKALSSCVCGQAE